The following is a genomic window from Chitinophagales bacterium.
CCATAAATATCTCTAGAAAAAGAATTGGGACAAGTTGATGTATTATTTTGAAAAGAGTTTAGTCCTTTCAGCTGCAGTGATATAAAACCATCCCCGAGTGAAACACAAATTGATGAATTCTTTTTACAATCGTAACTATAATCGGAATTTCGAGTCACGTAGGGTTGATTTGAATTTTGACACAGTGAAAACAAAATTAATCCATTTTGATTGCTCAGGTTTTGGCTTACCTTGAAATCAATATCTACTTTCAATCTATCGGTATTTCTCAATGTAGTTCCGAGAGATCTATATATTCTTGCATTTGATTGATCGGGATTTGATAGAGACCATGTCGTATTTGATATCAAAAGACCACTATTCAAGTTAATCTGATTGTCCACATCATCGAGTTCAGACCATATTGCAGAATTAGTGTAATTATCTGTTAAAACTATTTGACTATTTCCGATTAAGACAATTGTAGATAAGAATATTGATAGAATTAATTTTTTCATAATTTATACATTTAGATATAGCTCAAGGACTATAGAATTAATAATTTATACAAAAATAACTCATTTAATTCAGGCAAATATTTTTCTTGTGAACGTAGCTATTTTTATTGTAAGCGTAATTTTATAAGTTTATTCACCCTAGTTTATAGATTTTGATTCTGATGAAAAAAGGTCACCCACCAATGGCAGACGACCTTTCTCGATTTTCAAATGTTGTTGTTTTTGTTTTATTTTATAATCTGGAGTCTTTTGGTGTCTATGACACGCTCCCCTGCTACTAGTGTATAGAGATAGGTGCCATTAGCTAAGTCTCCTAAATTGATTTTAACAGACCCCGCACCTTTTTTAGTATCTAGTTTTACTGACATCAATTGCTTGCCATCTTGGCTAGATACAGTGATAGATGCATCTCTATATTCTCTAGATAAGTGATAGTTTATCAATGCTTCATTGTCTGTAGGATTAGGAATAGACTGAAAAAGAACATTTGAATCAGAGCTAGAACCAGCTTTTTTCAGACCTTCACAGCCACTCTCACATAACTGAGCGATCGTTTTTTCTAATAGTGCAAATTTCTCTTCCATCTTTGCTATCTTAGCTTTAAGTTCTTCATTCTCAATCACAGCATTATTTTGCTTTTCTACTTTAGCGTTGAGTTCTTTGATGGCCTGTATAGTAATTGGAATAAAACCATCATAATCCATTGCCATGAATCCTTTTGAGTTTAAAGGCTTATGAACAAGACTTGGTAGTACTTTTTCAACTTCTTGTGCTTTAAAACCAAACCTATTTGTCATTCCATTCATGTTTGGATGCTTATTAATGTTTAAACCTTTAATATTAGTTGTATCGCCAGGAAAATCTGAAAAGTCATAATCATATTGATAGGGATTTAATAATTTCAATTTCTCAATCGCATTTTCGATTGGCATAAAATTTTTCTTTAATCTTTCGTCCGAAAATGTTGCCCATCCATCTGATAACCCCCATCCTCTTACTTGAAATTTATGCCAATTCCAGGTTAGTGATTTAGCCCACGTCGGAGTATTGCCAATATCAACTCCTACCTTGTCGTCTGATAAAAAAAGTTTGTAATTTCCGTTATTAGCTGAAGGCCACGGTTTCCAAAAATTTAATCCACCATCAAACTCCTCTATTCCCCAACGATTCTCAGTAGTGTTATTTGTAATCTTGCCAAACATTAAAGACTTACCTTCATTAAGTGTTAAATTACCTGAACTACCCAATTTCAAATTTAGCTTTTTGTTAGTTCTGAAATTCAAATCTATATTATTCCTAGTTCCCAAAAAATTAGCCGATGTTATGCCATTGTTGCCTGTTTTACTCCAACTGCAAGGGTCTTCGCATCCTGGAGGACAGTTATCCACAATATTTGCTGTAGCTGTACTAACACAGTTGTTTACTGTAGCTGTAACGGTATATGTTCCCGGTATAGATACGCTTAGATTTGCTCCATTTGTTGGAGGATTATTCCATACGAAAGTGCCACCTGGAGCCACAGCCGTCAATGTTATTGGTTGGTCGTCTAATTCACAGACCCCAGTCGGACCATTTATCGTCACAGAAGGAAATGCATTGATGGTAGGGTCTACTATAGTTGAAGGATTGTCAACAAACAAATCGTCCACTTCGATTATTCCTCCATTAACGCCAGCCCAAGGGTGATTTCCATGTTGTATAAAGTTCAAATTGGAAGGTGTAACTGGAGAACAAAATACCTGATTAAGTAATTCAGCACCAGTGATAGGATTTAAAACCCTAAATCTATATCTATTCCCGATTTGAGTGAGCTCAATTCTCCTATCTACATTTAATTGATTGTTAAAGTTAATCTGTTGCTGGAAAATAGGGTTGCAAGTTGCATTATTTTGTGTTACTGCATTGTTTGGTTTTATTTGAATGAAAAATGCATTTCCATTCATATTTATTGTAATCGAAGAATTTTGATTACAGTTGAAAGTTGTATTTGTAAGCCTAGTAACAAGAGATTGGGTGTTATTTTCTGTAATTGCCAAAACGGTAGTCCCAGTTTGTAAAGCAGTAGTAATTCGATATGTAACAGCTACACGAAAATTAGGACTGGTAGAAATTAATCCATTAAGATTTCTAGAACATCTGAGGTTTGATTGAGCAATATTAACAAGCGCGTCATTCCATGTTAAATTCCAGCCTAATCTTCCTGCATTAAAAGTCATTCTTGCTCTAGGGTCATCAAATTCAGTCCACAACGCTGCATTGTTGTAGTTGTCCGTAATCTGAGAAGACATACTGATTTGAGAAATTAGCATTAAAATTAAAAATAATTTTTTCATAATTGTAAATTTTAAAATTAAATAATACCGCAAAAATGCAGAATAGGCACAGGCAAATAATCGGTCATCCGTTGAGCGATATCTAATTTCTAGTAAGCGTAGGTAATATTTTTGTGAGCGCAATTAAGTCAATGATTTCAATCGCTCGGAGAATTCATGTTTTCTGCGATAAGCTAGTGGCAAGGTTTCGCCATTGTTTAGCACAATTTGACTTCCTTCTAGTTTGTCCACAGATTTCACTTGATAGAGATTGACCATATAGGAGCGATGAATACGGAAAAAATTTTTATCTTGAAACATATCTTCGTATTCGCTCATAGTCTTCGTACTTAGGACTTTTCCTTGGGTCGTATAAAATTCAGTATAGGTATTGTCTGCTTTAAAATAGAGAATGTCTTTTATATCTAGTATTTCTGTTCCTCGTTGCGAATTAATAACCAGTTTGGTGATTTCTTTCATCTGGTCTAAAGGTTGGATGGTTACAGCATCTTTATTTTTGCCAGCAACACGTTCTGATGCTTTAAGCACCGCATTTTGCAATTCATCTATCTTTACTGGTTTCATCAGATAATCCAAAGCTGAAAATCGAATGGCATCAATAGCATAGTGATTAAAAGCCGTCACGAATATGACTTCGAAAAACACAGGATGTAATCTTCGCAGCAAATCAAATCCAGTATAAGGAGGCATATCTATATCCAGAAATACTAAATCTGGTTTGTGAAGTAGTATGCCTTCATACGCCGCATCGATTGAATCAAAAACACCGAGTATCTCTACCTGAGGGCAGTAGGTTGATATCATATTGACATTGAGCTGGAGTGCCCGATCTTCGTCATCGACGATAATGGCTTTGATTTTTTGAGGATTCATGGGTTAAAGATAAAAAGGTTTTGGAATTCAGAGGTGAATTGATTTCTCCTTTTGGTCGAAATGACAAAAGCAAAGTGTGGTGTTTCCAAAGTAATTGACTAATTAATTCAAGAGGTATATATCGAGTTTGTCACTAAAGTTAATTTAGACAGAGGAGAAATCATCTATTTTGGCGTTAACCTAATTGTTTTTCCACACATAGTTACGCGCCTTGTCACAAAAGTTTATCTCGACGAAGGAGAGAACAAAAGGGAGATGTCTAAAGAATTAAAGGTGAATTGATTTCTCACTATGGTCGAAATGACAAAAGCAAAGTGTGGTGTTTCCAAAGCAATTGACTAATTAATTCAAGTGGAATATATCAAGTTTGTCACTAAAGTAAATAAAGACAGATGAGAAATCATCTATATTGGCGTTAACCTAATTGTTTTTTCAAACATACTTACGTGCTTTGTCACATCGAGCGAAGGGAGATGTCTACATTAAACTGAAGTATTAGATTTCTCCCTGCGGTCGAAATGACAAAAGCCAAGTGTCGTACTTGCAACACATTAATTCAAAATAGCAATAAATCAATCTAGCTTACAAACCCCATTCTTCCTCTAAAAAACTCCAACTAGGATTCATAATTTCTATCAATTTATTCTTTTTTACTCTCGACCATTTCTTTAATTCTTTTTCTCGTTCGATAGCATGCTGAATATATTGAAATCTTTCATAATAAACCAAATAGCAACAGTTGTATTTTGCGATAAATGAGTTAGGGTTCGATTTGGTTTTGTGCTGGTCTAGTCTGGATTCTAGGTCATTTGTCACGCCAATGTATAGAACTGTTTTAGTGTAATTGGTTAAAATATAAACATAATAATTGTGTGTTCCTGTTGGTTTCATTGGATAAAAATAAAAATTGTTTTGTAATTTTATTAGATGAATTTCCGTGTCATAAAATTTTATATCGACATAGGAGAGAAGCGAAGGGAGGTACTACCCAAATTCTCCAAGGTCCTTCATACAAATGAAATGAAGCTATACTTTTATTTCAACATGCAATTGTTTTAAAATTATGCACTTTCGCTTTGTCACATCGACCAACGGGAGATGTCTATGGTTTGGTAGGTAATTAGATTTTTCGTGTTCCCTCCTTTGTCGAGACAGGCCCGAAATGACAAAAGCGAAGTGTGGTTTGTTCAAGTAAAAAGTATAATTGATTCAATTGGTATTTTCCGAGTTTGTCACATCGAGCGAAGAGAGATGTCTTCCTTTCTGGAGGCAAATGGATTTCTCCCTGCAGTCGAAATGACAAACTCGAGACTGAGGATATACAATAAAACTTTCGCTTAAATCCTATGACCAATGATAATAATCTAAATCGGCACCACCAACTCCGACACTGTTCCATTTTCAGAAAACCGAATATCCAATCTTCCCTTTCTTCCATCTACCTCATAGACCTCTAATCGTTCGCGGATGATATCCAAGGCTGCTGATGTATACGATTTTGAACTTTCTTCTCGCTTGACCAATCCATTGCCATTGTCCTTTATCTTAATATTCAACCAATGTTCATCTACAGTCATAATCACCACTTCTATTCGTCCCCTTCGCTCTTTCAAATTAGAGACGCCATGTTTTATGGCATTTTCCAGAAGTGGCTGAACTAGCATGGAAGGTAGTTCTATATCATTTTTATCCACTACGTCGACTATAAAATCCACATCAAACTTATTCACATATCGTATCTTCTCTATTTCTGCATAGTCTTTTAGAAACTGAATCTCCTTCTCTAAACTTAATTTATCTACCCGAGCCAAATCTAACATTTTTCTTATCAGAGAACTGAATTTGGCGATAAAGTCCATAGCTTCTCGCTCGTTGTGAGTAGAGATAAAATGCTGCACCGTGTTCAAAGAATTGAAAATAAAATGAGGATTCATCTGCCCTTTCAAAGCTTCCAATCTATGCTGCGCCATCTGTTTCAATAGGGTTTGCACCTCTAGATTTTGTTTTTGTTTTCTTCGCAAATAGCTGATATACAAAAGAAATCCTCCTGAAACTGCTAATAGCGTCATCAGCGAAATAAACCACCATGTTTTGTAATATGGTGGGGAAATGGTAAAACGATAAGTCCAGACTTTACTTTTTCTCAACTTTGGATAGTGTTTGTCAAAAGCAAAAACTTTCAAGGTATAATCTCCTGGCGCTAGACCACGATATATGATAGACGGATTGTCTGAAATGACAGGCGCTTGATCTATAGGCGTTAATTGATAAGAAAACTGCATTTCTCTATTTCGCTGATAATAGAAGGCAGAAAAATTAAACTGAAAGGTGTTTTGATGATGATTCCATTCATTATTGTTAAATTCGTAAAAGGAATCATTAACTAAATAGCTCTCTAATTTTATGGGGATTGAAACTTGCTTTATTGAATCTCTCATTGGAATAATTGTAATACCCTCACGAGTGCCAATGTAGATATTACTCTCGCTCTCAAGCGCCGAATATACTACTTCAGACCGCAAACCATCAGACGCAGTATAGGAACTAATGGTATAATATAATTTCTTACCTTCTATTCTATATTTTACTCGATTAAATCCCAAGTTAGTGCACACATTAATATAGTTACCATTCCTACTTGGATAGGCTCTATTAATGGAATTGTCTAATAATCCATTCAATTTGTTTAAGTGAAAATAGTTCCCCTGACTCCAAAAAACCACTCCATTATTAGTGGAGAATATCATAGTGCCATAACTATCCTGTTGTATATGTTTTACCATTTCTGCATTAGGCACTGGCAACTTCATTCCTACGAAAGTTTGCATTGTTGAATCTGAATATTTTAAACCTGCTTCTGCACCAATCCAGATTTTTTTATCATTGGATTGAAATGCATTAAATACTCTACCTAAATATGGTTCCCATTCTAATACCTTGCCATTAGTATACTTTAAATGTCTTAGCCCTCTAAAATTAGAGTATAAAATTTCGTTCTTATTTAATTGAACAGCATTTTTACAAGAATTGACAAACTTGTCTAATGGAAGTTGTGTTTTTAGATTATAACTAGTTTGATCTCCTATGGTAAAAACTTCATCATTTAGTTTAAAGAAGTCTAAAACTCTTGATGCGCCTTCAGAAAATTTTTGATATCTGTAATATTGGTCATTCGTAAGATTTACCACCTCATTTTCATCTAATCCTGCATAAATATTGCCCTCAAAACTTTTAATGGTATAAACAGGACGCTTTAACTCATTAATCACTTTGGGAAGACTTAAGGTATTTGAGGATAAACGGACAACACCATTAGATGTGGAGATCCATAACTGACCATTATTATCTAAAAAAGCTGCTATTAAACTCTTAAAATAGGGCCCTTTTACTACTCTTTTATTATTAGTAAACAAATACAAATGATTGTTGGCTTTGAAGAAAAATGCATTGCTATCATTAAAAACTGGAAAGCTGACAACACCATCTATTTTACCCTTAAATACAACCTTACCTCTTTTATCCAGAATGAAGGTGGTAAAATCTAATAACTGAACTACTTTAAAATCTCCAATACTATAAAATACAATACATTTCATCTTCAATTCTAAAGTATTAAAATTATGCAGAATAGATGGGTAACTTGAATCAATTAGTTTTAATTCATGAATAGAACCCTGTAAACTATAATCCCAGTCTTTGATTTTTAAATCCCTTATTAGAGTCTCCTTTAACTCAAGCGTATAATAATTCATTTCAATTTTAATGTCTTTAGTTGATTGTTTTTCCATCTTTTCATAGCTATTAATGAGAAATGAATCCCTTTGTTTTAAAAAATCAATTCTAGAAAAGAAATAGCGCGGGACATTTTTCAGTCTAGGATAATTTATTTTATTATAGATTTTCCCGTTTAAATAAAAACAAAGGTCACCCCCAAAACAAGTTATCCATACTCTTCCCAATGGGTCTGGGTAAAAG
Proteins encoded in this region:
- a CDS encoding histidine kinase, which gives rise to MKTRILTILFLLTCSCLYSQVILEHLTKKDGLPSNNISTISQDKEGYIWIGTDNGAARYDGKTIKTFTVDDGLTSNEVTGFYPDPLGRVWITCFGGDLCFYLNGKIYNKINYPRLKNVPRYFFSRIDFLKQRDSFLINSYEKMEKQSTKDIKIEMNYYTLELKETLIRDLKIKDWDYSLQGSIHELKLIDSSYPSILHNFNTLELKMKCIVFYSIGDFKVVQLLDFTTFILDKRGKVVFKGKIDGVVSFPVFNDSNAFFFKANNHLYLFTNNKRVVKGPYFKSLIAAFLDNNGQLWISTSNGVVRLSSNTLSLPKVINELKRPVYTIKSFEGNIYAGLDENEVVNLTNDQYYRYQKFSEGASRVLDFFKLNDEVFTIGDQTSYNLKTQLPLDKFVNSCKNAVQLNKNEILYSNFRGLRHLKYTNGKVLEWEPYLGRVFNAFQSNDKKIWIGAEAGLKYSDSTMQTFVGMKLPVPNAEMVKHIQQDSYGTMIFSTNNGVVFWSQGNYFHLNKLNGLLDNSINRAYPSRNGNYINVCTNLGFNRVKYRIEGKKLYYTISSYTASDGLRSEVVYSALESESNIYIGTREGITIIPMRDSIKQVSIPIKLESYLVNDSFYEFNNNEWNHHQNTFQFNFSAFYYQRNREMQFSYQLTPIDQAPVISDNPSIIYRGLAPGDYTLKVFAFDKHYPKLRKSKVWTYRFTISPPYYKTWWFISLMTLLAVSGGFLLYISYLRRKQKQNLEVQTLLKQMAQHRLEALKGQMNPHFIFNSLNTVQHFISTHNEREAMDFIAKFSSLIRKMLDLARVDKLSLEKEIQFLKDYAEIEKIRYVNKFDVDFIVDVVDKNDIELPSMLVQPLLENAIKHGVSNLKERRGRIEVVIMTVDEHWLNIKIKDNGNGLVKREESSKSYTSAALDIIRERLEVYEVDGRKGRLDIRFSENGTVSELVVPI
- a CDS encoding response regulator transcription factor, with the protein product MNPQKIKAIIVDDEDRALQLNVNMISTYCPQVEILGVFDSIDAAYEGILLHKPDLVFLDIDMPPYTGFDLLRRLHPVFFEVIFVTAFNHYAIDAIRFSALDYLMKPVKIDELQNAVLKASERVAGKNKDAVTIQPLDQMKEITKLVINSQRGTEILDIKDILYFKADNTYTEFYTTQGKVLSTKTMSEYEDMFQDKNFFRIHRSYMVNLYQVKSVDKLEGSQIVLNNGETLPLAYRRKHEFSERLKSLT
- a CDS encoding GIY-YIG nuclease family protein, with protein sequence MKPTGTHNYYVYILTNYTKTVLYIGVTNDLESRLDQHKTKSNPNSFIAKYNCCYLVYYERFQYIQHAIEREKELKKWSRVKKNKLIEIMNPSWSFLEEEWGL
- a CDS encoding tail fiber domain-containing protein, with translation MKKLFLILMLISQISMSSQITDNYNNAALWTEFDDPRARMTFNAGRLGWNLTWNDALVNIAQSNLRCSRNLNGLISTSPNFRVAVTYRITTALQTGTTVLAITENNTQSLVTRLTNTTFNCNQNSSITINMNGNAFFIQIKPNNAVTQNNATCNPIFQQQINFNNQLNVDRRIELTQIGNRYRFRVLNPITGAELLNQVFCSPVTPSNLNFIQHGNHPWAGVNGGIIEVDDLFVDNPSTIVDPTINAFPSVTINGPTGVCELDDQPITLTAVAPGGTFVWNNPPTNGANLSVSIPGTYTVTATVNNCVSTATANIVDNCPPGCEDPCSWSKTGNNGITSANFLGTRNNIDLNFRTNKKLNLKLGSSGNLTLNEGKSLMFGKITNNTTENRWGIEEFDGGLNFWKPWPSANNGNYKLFLSDDKVGVDIGNTPTWAKSLTWNWHKFQVRGWGLSDGWATFSDERLKKNFMPIENAIEKLKLLNPYQYDYDFSDFPGDTTNIKGLNINKHPNMNGMTNRFGFKAQEVEKVLPSLVHKPLNSKGFMAMDYDGFIPITIQAIKELNAKVEKQNNAVIENEELKAKIAKMEEKFALLEKTIAQLCESGCEGLKKAGSSSDSNVLFQSIPNPTDNEALINYHLSREYRDASITVSSQDGKQLMSVKLDTKKGAGSVKINLGDLANGTYLYTLVAGERVIDTKRLQIIK